A stretch of the Parabacteroides timonensis genome encodes the following:
- a CDS encoding LptF/LptG family permease — MLKIKRLYTFMLQTFLPLFIMTFGICLFIVLMQFLWRYIDDMVGKGLGIPVLGEMFFYAALFLLPMALPLAILLASLMTFGNLGERLELLAMKSAGVSLIHIMRPLMITIGIISIGAFFFQNNAMPVVQVKLYSLLYSMRQKSPELDIPEGVFYSEITGYNVYVKEKDNKTGLLKDVMIYDYSEGFNNARVIVADSGRLKTSADKLFLVLSLFNGESFENLKAQASTGAKTAVPYRRESFSFKEILIEFDANFTRTDESFMANQYMGKKLHDLQTSIDSMTVRLDSIKTLNAKSVYDMSYRRSFSKPRRAESDVAKTAQETNTDSLVNKQNEPAIIINFDSLYQAEAPSGKAALLVRAKSNIESVKADYYFKAATMGDEASKVRRHMTEWHKKFTLSFACMVFFFIGAPLGAIIRKGGLGMPVVISVILFIFYYIIDNIGFKMARDGVWAAWEGMWLSSAVLAPLGIFLTYKAVNDSVILNADTYLNALKNLIGKRSGRKVEKKEVIIFTPNYVSVLPRLEKLANDCASYLQGHKRWLNYITFWKQGGKDYTAEQLAEEMEGIIEELANSDQNLLLNKLMDYPVIGGYNQLNANLNGKIGLALGIFLPIGLPIYLLATYQRKLLRHDVQVVQKTSLELEEMIKSLETKN, encoded by the coding sequence ATGTTGAAGATAAAACGATTATATACATTTATGCTGCAGACTTTCCTGCCGTTGTTCATTATGACCTTCGGTATTTGTCTGTTTATTGTACTCATGCAGTTTCTTTGGAGGTACATAGACGACATGGTGGGAAAGGGGTTGGGAATTCCTGTGCTCGGCGAAATGTTTTTTTATGCTGCTTTATTCCTCCTACCGATGGCTTTACCATTAGCCATCTTATTAGCGTCTCTGATGACTTTCGGAAATCTAGGCGAACGCTTGGAATTACTGGCCATGAAATCGGCCGGGGTATCACTTATACATATAATGAGACCGCTTATGATAACGATCGGTATCATAAGCATCGGTGCATTCTTTTTCCAGAACAACGCCATGCCTGTAGTCCAGGTTAAATTATACTCCCTACTCTACTCCATGCGGCAGAAATCACCGGAACTGGATATTCCGGAAGGGGTTTTCTATAGTGAAATCACCGGATATAATGTATATGTAAAAGAAAAGGACAATAAGACGGGATTGCTGAAAGATGTGATGATCTACGATTATTCGGAAGGTTTCAACAATGCACGTGTTATCGTGGCCGATTCCGGCCGGTTGAAAACATCGGCTGATAAATTATTTCTAGTATTGTCGCTCTTTAACGGCGAATCGTTTGAGAATTTGAAGGCTCAGGCCAGTACGGGAGCAAAAACAGCTGTTCCGTATCGTAGGGAAAGTTTCAGTTTCAAAGAGATTCTTATCGAATTCGATGCAAACTTCACCCGTACGGACGAATCGTTCATGGCCAACCAGTATATGGGGAAAAAATTGCACGATTTGCAAACCTCCATCGATTCAATGACCGTAAGGCTCGATAGCATAAAGACGTTGAATGCGAAAAGTGTTTATGACATGTCTTATCGCCGTTCATTCTCCAAACCCAGAAGGGCAGAGTCTGATGTGGCTAAAACAGCCCAGGAGACAAATACGGACTCACTCGTCAACAAACAAAATGAACCGGCTATAATCATCAATTTCGACAGTCTATACCAGGCGGAAGCGCCCAGCGGTAAAGCGGCCTTACTTGTACGTGCAAAGTCGAATATAGAGAGCGTAAAGGCCGATTACTATTTTAAAGCGGCAACTATGGGGGATGAAGCCTCGAAGGTACGCCGCCACATGACTGAGTGGCACAAGAAATTCACCCTGTCATTTGCCTGTATGGTATTCTTCTTTATCGGGGCCCCGCTGGGAGCGATTATCCGTAAAGGGGGATTAGGTATGCCGGTTGTAATCTCTGTGATCCTGTTCATTTTCTATTATATTATTGATAACATCGGGTTTAAAATGGCCCGTGACGGTGTATGGGCTGCCTGGGAAGGAATGTGGTTGAGTTCAGCCGTATTGGCTCCGCTGGGGATATTCCTTACTTACAAAGCCGTAAACGATAGTGTGATACTAAATGCAGATACATACCTGAACGCTCTGAAAAATCTTATCGGAAAACGTTCCGGACGTAAGGTGGAAAAGAAAGAAGTAATCATTTTTACCCCCAACTATGTATCTGTTCTTCCACGCCTGGAAAAACTGGCAAACGACTGTGCTTCCTATTTACAAGGTCACAAACGTTGGCTTAATTATATTACTTTCTGGAAACAGGGAGGAAAAGATTATACAGCCGAACAACTGGCTGAAGAGATGGAAGGGATCATCGAGGAACTGGCCAACTCCGACCAGAACCTGTTATTGAACAAATTAATGGACTATCCGGTCATAGGCGGATATAACCAACTGAATGCCAACCTGAACGGAAAGATCGGACTGGCACTCGGAATCTTCCTGCCGATCGGACTGCCGATCTATCTGCTTGCCACGTATCAGCGCAAGCTGTTGCGCCATGATGTACAAGTAGTACAAAAGACAAGCCTCGAACTGGAAGAGATGATCAAGAGCTTAGAAACTAAAAATTAA
- a CDS encoding START-like domain-containing protein: MKKEKFHIEYVFDKVSRRSLWNHLTTPPGLSAWFADDVTINDNTYIFKWDRDEQEAEVLAVKPEISIRYRWADEDDDNVYFEFLIHTVELTGATALEITDFAEPDEKKDSINLWDSQVYELKRTLGI; encoded by the coding sequence ATGAAAAAAGAGAAGTTTCATATCGAATACGTTTTCGATAAAGTTTCGCGACGAAGTTTATGGAATCACCTCACCACACCTCCCGGACTATCCGCATGGTTCGCAGATGATGTAACAATCAATGACAACACTTATATTTTTAAGTGGGACAGAGATGAGCAGGAAGCCGAAGTACTGGCCGTAAAACCGGAAATAAGTATCCGTTATCGTTGGGCAGATGAGGATGATGACAATGTTTACTTCGAATTTTTAATTCACACTGTTGAGCTCACCGGAGCAACCGCTCTTGAAATTACCGACTTTGCCGAGCCGGATGAAAAGAAAGATTCGATCAATTTGTGGGACTCGCAAGTCTATGAATTGAAACGTACACTCGGTATTTAG
- a CDS encoding bifunctional 3,4-dihydroxy-2-butanone-4-phosphate synthase/GTP cyclohydrolase II, which yields MSDFKLNTIEEAIEDFREGKFLIVVDDEDRENEGDFIVAAEKITPEKVNFMLTYGRGVLCAPITEERCQELDLDMQVARNTSMLETPFTVTVDKLGGGCTTGVSMFDRAETIRALADPQTKPSDLGRPGHINPLRARSRGVLRRAGHTEAAVDLARLAGLFPAGALIEIINEDGTMARLPQLVEVAKKFDIKIICIKDLIAYRLKTESIVDKGVEVDMPTQYGHFHLIPFRQKSNGLEHIALIKGDISGEEPALVRVHSSCATGDIFGSMRCECGEQLHTAMQMIEKEGRGAIVYLNQEGRGIGLMDKMKAYKLQEEGLDTVDANLHLGHQADERDYGVGAQILKHIGITKMRLMTNNPIKRVGLEAYGLTIVENVPIEVTPNKYNEFYMRTKKERMGHVLHNIK from the coding sequence ATGAGTGATTTCAAATTAAACACGATCGAAGAAGCAATTGAAGATTTCCGCGAAGGAAAATTCCTGATCGTTGTCGACGACGAAGATCGCGAAAACGAAGGTGACTTTATTGTTGCTGCTGAAAAGATAACTCCCGAAAAAGTAAATTTCATGCTGACATACGGTCGTGGTGTACTATGTGCCCCGATCACGGAAGAACGTTGCCAGGAACTCGATCTGGATATGCAGGTAGCCAGAAACACTTCTATGCTGGAAACACCTTTCACTGTAACTGTCGATAAACTGGGTGGCGGTTGTACTACCGGTGTCTCTATGTTCGACCGTGCCGAAACAATACGCGCTTTGGCCGATCCCCAGACAAAACCGTCTGATTTGGGACGCCCGGGACATATCAACCCGCTACGTGCCCGTTCCCGCGGTGTACTTCGCCGTGCCGGACATACGGAAGCCGCTGTCGACCTGGCTCGCCTGGCCGGACTTTTCCCTGCCGGAGCATTGATCGAGATCATCAATGAAGACGGAACAATGGCCCGCCTGCCTCAATTGGTAGAAGTGGCCAAAAAATTCGATATTAAAATTATCTGTATCAAAGACCTGATTGCTTACCGCCTGAAAACAGAATCTATTGTTGACAAAGGCGTGGAAGTAGATATGCCTACACAATACGGCCATTTCCACCTGATTCCTTTCCGTCAGAAAAGTAACGGATTGGAGCATATCGCTTTGATAAAAGGCGATATATCCGGTGAAGAACCCGCCCTGGTCCGTGTTCATTCATCCTGTGCCACCGGAGATATCTTCGGTTCCATGCGTTGTGAATGTGGCGAACAGCTGCATACAGCCATGCAAATGATCGAAAAGGAAGGACGCGGAGCCATTGTTTACCTGAACCAGGAAGGACGTGGCATCGGTTTGATGGATAAAATGAAAGCCTACAAGCTCCAGGAAGAAGGTTTGGATACTGTAGATGCCAACCTGCACCTCGGACACCAGGCCGACGAACGCGATTATGGCGTCGGAGCACAAATATTGAAACACATCGGCATTACTAAAATGCGCCTGATGACGAACAATCCGATAAAACGGGTCGGCCTTGAGGCCTACGGTTTGACTATTGTGGAAAATGTTCCTATCGAAGTAACTCCCAACAAATATAACGAGTTTTATATGAGGACAAAGAAGGAACGTATGGGACATGTACTTCACAATATCAAATAA